Proteins encoded within one genomic window of Fusarium musae strain F31 chromosome 4, whole genome shotgun sequence:
- a CDS encoding hypothetical protein (EggNog:ENOG41) — translation MFMRNVLIAAVSLQALVEGVIAQEKVTLTRTVTRQKPKTSAGNPYEVPDVPEVTVVPTSYITDGTTIFVDETVTIPCSRCTASTAGDADAEVTSEVITTVITSDAGSVSDQTAEVTVIPTSYITDGTTIFVDETVTIPCSKCTASSTADAGAEGTSEAASETVSESEALSTADATTSGDAAAAGTSEAVSEVSSETVSEAATTEAETLSTAEATDSGSITEQTADVTTVVPTSFITRGTTRYVNQTITIPCTKCAGGKTKTVATGVVGETTLDTSAALETTGATQDAAETSAETSAPVEEETTDVDNATQTANTATNEAGASTETETPIPTTIILTTGKGQSTVSTQPGPFANTTVAAGAETTGSDELPGAVSSEAATSSAVVSKVNKPVIVVIREVTIFHRTVVIGAACPPVKRGNKGDFVVGTGSDEKTFPELGEALTDACDKQFKDCSENAGKNFEVSDCQKQREICRADASSTAKAPTPITKESTETASVILPSDAEVTGKTKPGVGGHVVISTRTLTVSESCAISDGTPVIEGPTSTGAVKTTETAAAETTSDADAAGSTALGAETSEAVTETAPGAVESSEAVTVVTMTKPDGEISTIAITLTNGVPTGTGVVPPETQVDSSAEAAPTSEAAETTAAAETSGDSEAVGSTALGAETSEADETVTATSTGVVIITMTKSDGEISTTAITVSNGVPTGTGVVTVPGEGEKTTVVVPPAETSIVPPAETSEGAIGQETTGPAAGETVITKTVTNQVTSYVTVGVNTMTVGVETVTLTNQVTETVTVPCGAGKETAKVITSVVTACPASTTLATTRAPEPETVYVTATVEAARLHSDVPAPERFRRMLGFW, via the coding sequence ATGTTCATGCGCAACGTTCTTATCGCGGCTGTCAGCCTACAGGCTCTCGTGGAGGGTGTCATTGCCCAGGAGAAGGTCACACTCACCAGGACCGTTACTCGCcagaagcccaagacttcTGCTGGCAACCCTTATGAGGTTCCTGATGTTCCTGAGGTGACCGTTGTTCCCACCTCTTATATCACTGACGGAACTACCATCTTCGTCGACGAGACTGTCACAATTCCTTGCTCTCGATGCACAGCTTCCACTGCTGGTGATGCCGACGCCGAGGTCACTTCTGAGGTTATCACTACTGTCATCACCAGTGATGCTGGCAGTGTTTCTGACCAGACTGCTGAAGTGACTGTCATTCCTACTTCTTACATCACTGACGGCACCACTATCTTCGTTGATGAGACCGTCACCATCCCTTGCTCTAAGTGCACTGCTTCTTCTACCGCCGACGCTGGTGCTGAGGGTACTTCCGAGGCTGCTTCTGAGACTGTCTCCGAGTCCGAGGCTCTCTCCACCGCTGATGCTACTACTTCTGGCGATGCCGCAGCTGCTGGTACTTCCGAGGCTGTCTCTGAGGTTTCCAGCGAGACCGTTTCCGAGGCTGCCACTACTGAGGCCGAGACTCTTTCCACTGCCGAGGCCACTGACTCTGGTTCCATCACTGAACAGACTGCTGATGTGACCACTGTTGTCCCTACCTCTTTCATCACCCGTGGTACTACCCGCTACGTCAAccagaccatcaccatccctTGCACCAAGTGTGCTGGCGGTAAGACCAAGACTGTTGCAACTGGAGTTGTTGGCGAGACCACCCTCGACACctctgctgctcttgagacTACCGGAGCTACCCAGGACGCCGCTGAGACCTCTGCCGAGACCTCCGCCCCCGTTGAAGAGGAGACAACTGATGTCGACAACGCTACTCAGACTGCCAACACTGCCACTAATGAGGCTGGCGCCAgcactgagactgagactccTATTCCTACCACCATCATCCTCACCACTGGTAAGGGACAGAGCACTGTTTCCACTCAGCCTGGACCTTTCGCCAACACCACTGTTGCCGCTGGCGCCGAGACCACTGGTTCTGATGAACTCCCCGGCGCTGTTTCTTCTGAGGCTGCTACCAGCAGCGCTGTTGTCAGCAAGGTCAACAAGCCCGTCATCGTTGTCATCCGTGAGGTTACCATCTTCCACCGCACCGTCGTTATTGGTGCCGCCTGCCCTCCCGTCAAGCGTGGCAACAAGGGTGACTTCGTTGTCGGTACCGGTTCTGACGAGAAGACATTCCCTGAGCTCGGCGAGGCTCTCACTGATGCTTGTGACAAGCAGTTCAAGGACTGCTCTGAGAACGCTGGAAAGAACTTCGAGGTCTCTGATTGCCAGAAGCAGCGTGAGATTTGCCGTGCCGATGCTTCCTCCACTGCCAAGGCCCCTACTCCCATCACCAAGGAGTCCACTGAGACCGCTTCCGTCATTCTCCCCTCTGACGCCGAGGTTACTGGCAAGACCAAGcctggtgttggtggccATGTTGTCATCTCTACCCGAACTCTCACTGTCTCCGAGTCTTGTGCTATCTCCGATGGTACCCCTGTCATCGAGGGCCCTACATCCACTGGCGCTGTCAAGACCACCGAGACTGCCGCCGCTGAGACTACCTCCGATGCCGATGCCGCTGGCTCTACCGCTCTCGGTGCCGAGACCTCTGAGGCTGTTACCGAGACTGCCCCCGGTGCTGTTGAGAGCTCTGAGGCTGTCACCGTTGTCACCATGACCAAGCCCGACGGAGAGATTAGCACCATTGCTATCACTCTCACCAACGGTGTCCCCACTGGCACTGGTGTCGTCCCTCCTGAGACCCAGGTCGACTCCTCTGCTGAGGCTGCCCCTACctctgaggctgctgagaccactgctgctgctgagactTCTGGTGACTCCGAGGCCGTTGGTTCTACTGCCCTTGGCGCTGAGACCTCCGAGGCTGACGAGACTGTCACTGCTACTTCCACTGGTGTAGTTATCATCACCATGACCAAGTCTGACGGCGAGATCAGCACTACTGCTATCACTGTCTCCAACGGTGTCCCTACCGGCACCGGTGTCGTCACCGTTCCTGGCGAGGGTGAGAAGACCACCGTTGTCGTTCCTCCTGCTGAGACTTCCATTGTTCCTCCCGCTGAGACTTCCGAGGGCGCCATTGGCCAGGAGACTACCGGCCCTGCTGCCGGTGAGActgtcatcaccaagactgTTACCAACCAAGTCACTTCCTACGTCACCGTCGGTGTCAACACCATGACCGTTGGCGTCGAGACTGTCACCCTCACCAACCAGGTCACTGAGACCGTCACCGTCCCCTGTGGTGCCGGCAAGGAGACCGCCAAGGTCATCACTTCCGTTGTCACAGCCTGCCCTGCCTCTACCACTCTGGCCACTACCCGTGCCCCTGAGCCCGAGACAGTTTACGTGACCGCGACCGTCGAGGCCGCCCGTCTTCACAGCGACGTGCCTGCTCCTGAGCGATTCCGCCGCATGCTCGGCTTCTGGTAA